In one window of Carassius carassius chromosome 38, fCarCar2.1, whole genome shotgun sequence DNA:
- the LOC132119504 gene encoding transcription factor MafB-like: MTAEQHQLNLDYGDFDMRFGVKKESAALAPDRSFIQQCGVHVPGSVSSTPMSTPCSSVPSSPSFSPSGQRSGADDLYWTLSTGAYPQHADPHCLELTPEDVREALGANLMHAHPPQLHQAEMEGYRSMGQFHAPNMHQYHHQQQYTELGHNPDFAQGKSVEQLMEHLDCSSQGATHLKSHNFHQQTHHRRSERAESRFSDQQLVSMSVRDLNRHLRGMSKDDIIRLKQKRRTLKNRGYAQSCRHKRVQQKHTLESEKTSLATQVEQLKRELNRLVRERDAYKLKCERLVVGMNCQSKGPSCENPSSPEFLR; the protein is encoded by the coding sequence ATGACGGCGGAGCAGCATCAGCTGAATTTGGACTACGGCGACTTTGACATGAGGTTTGGTGTGAAGAAGGAGTCTGCAGCTTTGGCACCGGACCGCTCTTTTATCCAGCAGTGCGGTGTACACGTACCAGGCTCCGTGTCCAGCACACCCATGAGCACCCCGTGCAGCTCTGTGCCTTCATCACCGAGCTTCAGCCCGAGTGGACAGAGGAGCGGTGCTGACGATCTCTACTGGACCCTGAGCACGGGGGCTTATCCACAGCACGCAGATCCACACTGTCTTGAACTGACACCTGAGGATGTCCGGGAAGCCTTAGGCGCCAATCTCATGCATGCACACCCTCCTCAGCTCCACCAGGCAGAGATGGAGGGATACAGGAGCATGGGTCAGTTCCACGCACCAAACATGCATCAGTATCATCATCAGCAGCAGTACACCGAGCTCGGCCACAATCCAGACTTCGCGCAAGGCAAAAGCGTGGAGCAGTTAATGGAGCATCTCGACTGTTCATCTCAAGGCGCAACGCACCTAAAGTCCCATAATTTCCACCAGCAGACGCACCACAGGCGCAGCGAGCGCGCGGAGAGCCGCTTCTCCGACCAGCAGCTGGTGTCCATGTCTGTGCGCGATCTCAACCGACACCTCCGCGGCATGAGCAAGGACGATATTATCCGCCTCAAGCAGAAACGCCGTACCTTGAAAAACCGCGGGTACGCTCAGTCTTGTCGGCACAAACGCGTTCAGCAAAAACACACGCTGGAGAGCGAGAAGACGAGCCTGGCGACGCAAGTGGAGCAGCTGAAGCGCGAGCTCAACAGGCTGGTGCGCGAGAGGGACGCGTATAAACTCAAATGCGAGAGGCTCGTTGTCGGAATGAACTGTCAGAGTAAAGGACCCTCTTGTGAAAATCCATCGTCACCTGAATTTTTGCGATAG
- the LOC132119053 gene encoding uncharacterized protein LOC132119053 translates to MADECLHSVQLELEAVGKQIHDLEVRQAQLRERRAALESSRADAHKSGVSIQCAANSPTTSTPCVSLHRPGAPRTRSSQMSFTATPGHHGPWVHPQRRTRAGSRATTSPPPAYDISIRNRFAPLRETGRDAVIIGDSIVRHVSATLAEGKVHTHCLPGARVLDVSAQIPAILKADESPRAVVLHAGVNDTTLRQTETLKRDFSSLIETVRSTTPTATIIVSGPLPTYRRGDERFSRLFALNEWLLSWCKEQKLLFVNNWNLFWERPRLFGADGLHPSRIGAELLSDNISRTLRSM, encoded by the coding sequence atggcggatgaatgtctccactctgtgcagctcgagctcgaggccgtgggaaagcagattcacgacctggaggtgaggcaggcccagctgagagagcggagagccgcgctggaatcatcccgggctgacgctcacaagtccggggtaagtatacagtgtgctgctaacagtcccaccacgtctactccgtgtgtttctctgcacaggcccggtgcacccaggacgcgatcttcccagatgtccttcactgcgacgccgggacaccacggaccctgggtgcatccacagcggaggacgcgagccgggtcccgggcaacgacttctccccctcctgcctacgacatctccatccggaaccgcttcgctcccctccgcgagacaggacgcgacgctgtgatcatcggagactccatcgtccgacacgtaagtgctacattagccgaaggtaaagtgcacactcattgtttgcctggtgctcgtgttctcgatgtttctgcgcagatacccgcgatcctgaaggccgacgagagccccagagcggtcgtgcttcatgccggggttaacgacaccacgctgcggcagacggagacgctgaagagggacttcagcagcctgatcgagacggttcgcagcacgacgcccacgGCGACGATCattgtgtcaggaccactgcccacgtatcgacgaggagacgaaaggttcagtagactttttgctttaaatgaatggttgttgtcatggtgtaaagaacagaaactgctatttgttaataactggaatcttttctgggagcgtcctaggctgtttggcgctgatggattacaccccagcagaattggagcggagctgctctctgacaacatctccaggacacttcgctccatgtga